A genomic window from Salvia miltiorrhiza cultivar Shanhuang (shh) chromosome 5, IMPLAD_Smil_shh, whole genome shotgun sequence includes:
- the LOC131024646 gene encoding uncharacterized protein LOC131024646 isoform X1 yields the protein MMISYPALSKLKTKPVVYEDVIAASDSGTLEQLKELSSKRKAIEDSINESTFITEAIAREMSGGLTSRCEQDIQKLESYLPLLENLIHHIIFNARNRQVMYWITEFKLRWSSVLSMPSLFQLQGPKFYQVNDMYFELGMSVFLYGSLLREQAFEVLSSDLVQSATIFRKAAGIYNYAAQELRTNLSWTQEKPPEAIPSVSSVMSLVCLADAQAVSARKALENGNTGGLLAKLHCGVTDFLVEAINILQGATKECKDISPRFLDFLLCCKTLHELTSYKYHVQGLRNDGKIGTGIGILRWALAKAKKSIPKEESWRSVYHQVIDDELDLLLQKYEHENEFVWHEKIPYDDDELPLPQAVRIVSPIPYHPQKWERALKFKL from the exons ATGATGATCAGTTATCCAGCCCTTTCGAAGCTGAAAACTAAGCCG GTAGTATACGAAGATGTGATTGCGGCTAGCGATTCTGGCACACTCGAACAACTGAAAGAGTTGAGCTCCAAGCGTAAAGCAATTGAGGACTCTATCAATGAGAGCACCTTCATTACAGAGGCCATTGCAAGGGAAATGTCTGGAGGCCTCACATCCCGTTGTGAACAG GACATTCAGAAGCTGGAAAGCTATCTACCTCTGTTGGAGAACCTCATTCATCACATCATTTTTAACGCCAGAAACCGTCAAGTAATGTACTGGATTACTGAGTTTAAACTGAGATGGAGCAGTGTGCTTTCCATGCCGTCTCTTTTTCAGCTTCAGGGTCCAAAGTTCTATCAGGTTAACGATATGTATTTTGAGCTAGGGATGTCCGTGTTCCTTTATGGCTCGTTGCTTCGTGAGCAGGCTTTTGAAGTTCTATCATCAG ATCTAGTTCAATCTGCCACTATCTTTAGGAAAGCTGCTGGAATATATAACTATGCAGCTCAGGAACTTCGTACAAATTTATCTTGGACCCAAGAAAAACCGCCGGAAGCTATACCTAGTGTGTCGTCTGTTATGAGTCTCGTGTGCTTGGCAGACGCCCAG GCTGTCTCTGCTAGGAAGGCTCTAGAAAATGGAAATACAGGGGGCTTATTGGCAAAATTACATTGCGGTGTGACAGACTTTTTGGTTGAAGCTATTAATATCTTGCAAGGCGCAACCAAAGAATGCAAGGATATTTCACCACGATTTCTG GATTTTTTGCTATGTTGCAAGACATTGCACGAGTTAACGAGTTACAAATACCACGTGCAAGGTCTAAGAAACGATGGTAAAATTGGCACAGGAATTGGAATTCTTCGTTGGGCTCTAGCAAAAGCTAAGAAAAGCATCCCAAAAGAAGAGTCTTGGAGATCAGTGTACCATCAAGTGATTGATGATGAGTTGGACTTGTTACTCCAGAAATACGAACATGAGAATGAGTTTGTCTGGCATGAAAAAATTCCTTACGATGATGATGAGCTACCTCTGCCTCAAGCTGTGAGAATTGTTAGTCCAATTCCTTATCATCCCCAAAAATGGGAGAGAGCACTCAAGTTTAAGTTGTAG
- the LOC131024646 gene encoding uncharacterized protein LOC131024646 isoform X2, with protein MSGGLTSRCEQDIQKLESYLPLLENLIHHIIFNARNRQVMYWITEFKLRWSSVLSMPSLFQLQGPKFYQVNDMYFELGMSVFLYGSLLREQAFEVLSSDLVQSATIFRKAAGIYNYAAQELRTNLSWTQEKPPEAIPSVSSVMSLVCLADAQAVSARKALENGNTGGLLAKLHCGVTDFLVEAINILQGATKECKDISPRFLDFLLCCKTLHELTSYKYHVQGLRNDGKIGTGIGILRWALAKAKKSIPKEESWRSVYHQVIDDELDLLLQKYEHENEFVWHEKIPYDDDELPLPQAVRIVSPIPYHPQKWERALKFKL; from the exons ATGTCTGGAGGCCTCACATCCCGTTGTGAACAG GACATTCAGAAGCTGGAAAGCTATCTACCTCTGTTGGAGAACCTCATTCATCACATCATTTTTAACGCCAGAAACCGTCAAGTAATGTACTGGATTACTGAGTTTAAACTGAGATGGAGCAGTGTGCTTTCCATGCCGTCTCTTTTTCAGCTTCAGGGTCCAAAGTTCTATCAGGTTAACGATATGTATTTTGAGCTAGGGATGTCCGTGTTCCTTTATGGCTCGTTGCTTCGTGAGCAGGCTTTTGAAGTTCTATCATCAG ATCTAGTTCAATCTGCCACTATCTTTAGGAAAGCTGCTGGAATATATAACTATGCAGCTCAGGAACTTCGTACAAATTTATCTTGGACCCAAGAAAAACCGCCGGAAGCTATACCTAGTGTGTCGTCTGTTATGAGTCTCGTGTGCTTGGCAGACGCCCAG GCTGTCTCTGCTAGGAAGGCTCTAGAAAATGGAAATACAGGGGGCTTATTGGCAAAATTACATTGCGGTGTGACAGACTTTTTGGTTGAAGCTATTAATATCTTGCAAGGCGCAACCAAAGAATGCAAGGATATTTCACCACGATTTCTG GATTTTTTGCTATGTTGCAAGACATTGCACGAGTTAACGAGTTACAAATACCACGTGCAAGGTCTAAGAAACGATGGTAAAATTGGCACAGGAATTGGAATTCTTCGTTGGGCTCTAGCAAAAGCTAAGAAAAGCATCCCAAAAGAAGAGTCTTGGAGATCAGTGTACCATCAAGTGATTGATGATGAGTTGGACTTGTTACTCCAGAAATACGAACATGAGAATGAGTTTGTCTGGCATGAAAAAATTCCTTACGATGATGATGAGCTACCTCTGCCTCAAGCTGTGAGAATTGTTAGTCCAATTCCTTATCATCCCCAAAAATGGGAGAGAGCACTCAAGTTTAAGTTGTAG